Proteins encoded by one window of Deinococcus radiodurans R1 = ATCC 13939 = DSM 20539:
- a CDS encoding Cof-type HAD-IIB family hydrolase, translating into MLGMICIDVDGTLIGTDNRVRDDVWAALEGARAQGVRLVLCSGRPAFGNALNYARRLDPDGWHVFQNGATCMRVDTGESLSTPLPPEVLPALLAQAQRSGQLLEVYTDTEYAFTPPGEYAEQHARLLGVPYQPRQPEDLPGTIVRAQWVVPRAEEAALLAHPQPGTDQHPSVSPAMPGISFLSITAAGTSKGSAVRRAAQAYGLDLERVMMVGDAANDVTALQVVGHPVAMGNADDVARAASRYQVGHVDAGGLAEAVALALKL; encoded by the coding sequence ATGCTGGGAATGATCTGCATAGACGTAGACGGCACCCTGATCGGGACCGACAACCGGGTGCGGGACGACGTATGGGCGGCCCTGGAAGGCGCCAGAGCGCAGGGGGTGCGGCTGGTGCTGTGCAGCGGGCGCCCGGCGTTCGGCAACGCGCTGAACTACGCCCGGCGGCTCGACCCCGACGGCTGGCACGTCTTCCAGAACGGCGCGACCTGTATGCGGGTGGACACTGGCGAGAGCCTCTCCACCCCACTGCCGCCCGAGGTGTTGCCCGCGCTGCTCGCCCAGGCGCAGCGCAGCGGACAACTGCTGGAGGTCTACACCGACACCGAGTACGCCTTCACGCCGCCGGGCGAGTACGCCGAGCAGCACGCCCGCTTGCTGGGGGTGCCCTACCAGCCCCGGCAGCCCGAGGACCTGCCCGGCACCATCGTGCGGGCGCAGTGGGTGGTGCCCCGCGCCGAGGAAGCGGCGCTGCTCGCCCACCCGCAGCCCGGCACCGACCAGCACCCGTCGGTCAGCCCGGCCATGCCCGGCATCAGCTTTCTGAGTATCACGGCGGCGGGCACCAGCAAGGGCAGCGCGGTGCGGCGGGCGGCCCAGGCNTACGGGCTGGACCTGGAGCGCGTGATGATGGTGGGCGACGCCGCCAACGATGTGACGGCCTTGCAAGTGGTCGGGCACCCGGTGGCGATGGGCAACGCCGACGATGTGGCCCGCGCCGCCTCGCGCTATCAGGTCGGGCATGTGGACGCGGGCGGCCTCGCCGAAGCGGTCGCGCTGGCACTGAAGCTGTAA
- a CDS encoding C40 family peptidase translates to MTQVAARFRFSIFASLLTTLILSGEVKAQTAQLASSPEATLTVQRGDTAYSIARRNGLTVDLLLAYNNLASPDIEVGQVLRLRPPTHTAQRGDTIYGLSRMYGVSVDALLAANTLPRDTKLEVGQVLQLPVGLDAAAPMIAAPAAPLPSPSALGLPSLATVAQGSQSETDSSGASWYQNAMSLLGTPYVLGGTSRKGIDCSGFVLQVMTPLGVKLPRRSADQARAGVSVDDDDLRPGDLLFFDTVGAGSVTHVGIYLGNDSFINANSYYGKVVVDKFKSDKYWSTRYLGARRVMMDALANY, encoded by the coding sequence ATGACCCAAGTTGCTGCCCGTTTCCGCTTTTCCATTTTCGCCTCGCTCCTGACCACCCTGATCTTGAGTGGGGAGGTGAAAGCGCAGACGGCGCAGCTCGCGTCTTCGCCCGAAGCGACCCTGACCGTGCAGCGCGGTGACACCGCCTACTCCATTGCCCGGCGCAACGGCCTGACGGTGGACCTGCTGCTCGCCTACAACAACCTCGCCTCGCCCGACATCGAAGTGGGGCAGGTGCTGCGGCTGCGTCCGCCCACCCACACCGCGCAGCGCGGCGACACCATCTACGGTCTCTCGCGCATGTACGGCGTGAGTGTGGACGCGCTGCTCGCCGCCAACACCCTGCCCCGCGACACCAAACTGGAAGTCGGGCAGGTGCTGCAACTCCCGGTCGGCCTTGACGCTGCCGCGCCTATGATCGCTGCGCCCGCCGCGCCGCTTCCCTCGCCGAGCGCCCTCGGTCTACCCTCGCTGGCGACCGTTGCCCAGGGAAGCCAGAGCGAAACTGACAGCAGCGGCGCGAGCTGGTACCAGAACGCCATGTCGCTGCTCGGCACGCCCTACGTGCTCGGCGGCACCTCGCGCAAGGGCATCGACTGCAGCGGCTTCGTGCTTCAGGTCATGACGCCGCTGGGCGTCAAGCTGCCGCGCCGCAGCGCCGATCAGGCCCGCGCGGGCGTGTCGGTGGACGACGACGACCTGCGCCCCGGCGACCTGCTGTTTTTCGACACGGTGGGTGCGGGCTCTGTGACCCACGTCGGCATCTACCTCGGCAACGACAGCTTTATCAATGCCAACAGCTACTACGGCAAGGTCGTGGTGGACAAGTTCAAAAGCGACAAATACTGGAGCACTCGTTACCTGGGTGCCCGCCGCGTGATGATGGACGCGCTGGCGAACTACTGA
- a CDS encoding MDR family MFS transporter has product MTQPAPSLSLPAQRARLLATVGLIVGVFLNALESSVVATAMPSVINDLHGQSLYALPFAMYLLTSTVGSPLWGRASDLVGRKRLYLVGAVLFLVGSALCGAAQSMGWLIGARALQGLGAGALLTLSMTIVGELYSLQERSRVQAFISAVWGISGLAGPLLGGWLTETLSWRWTFYVSLPFGLLALFMVSRFLHETGERRAAQLDWAGAALFTLGSGLTIWGLEMKLWSLVGLGVATLVGAVLLELRHPAPLLPMRALRERTPAVAFAGNFLGGAAYFGVIAYLPLYAQGVSGKGATAAGAILTPMLVGWTLTSILSAQLIRFIPLARLSQIGFALLTLMFLALTFTVHSPLWVTSALGFAVGMGMGFSMLSLLLAAQQAASRGELGAVTSGVMFARQMGGALGTALMALLIGSHAIGVGGIELAEGLRRAYFLALGLVAAAFLVSLLCRRCRRRWSRGKEPSAVSDTAAQSVRAEPP; this is encoded by the coding sequence ATGACTCAGCCTGCGCCGTCCCTGTCTCTTCCCGCCCAGCGTGCGCGCCTGCTCGCCACCGTCGGCCTCATTGTGGGGGTGTTTCTCAACGCCCTCGAATCGAGCGTGGTCGCCACCGCCATGCCAAGTGTCATCAACGACCTGCACGGCCAGTCGCTCTACGCCCTGCCCTTCGCCATGTACCTGCTGACCTCCACCGTCGGCAGTCCGCTGTGGGGGCGCGCGTCGGACCTCGTGGGGCGCAAGCGGCTGTACCTCGTGGGCGCGGTGCTGTTTCTGGTCGGCAGCGCCTTGTGCGGCGCGGCGCAGAGCATGGGCTGGCTGATCGGGGCGCGGGCGCTGCAAGGGCTGGGGGCCGGGGCGCTGCTCACACTTTCCATGACCATCGTGGGCGAACTGTACTCGCTTCAGGAGCGCAGCCGGGTGCAGGCCTTTATCAGCGCGGTGTGGGGCATCTCGGGGCTGGCGGGGCCGCTGCTCGGCGGCTGGCTGACCGAGACGCTCTCCTGGCGTTGGACCTTTTACGTGTCGCTCCCGTTTGGCCTCCTGGCGCTGTTCATGGTGTCGCGCTTTTTGCACGAAACAGGCGAACGCCGCGCCGCGCAGCTCGACTGGGCTGGCGCCGCGCTGTTTACCCTGGGCAGCGGGCTGACCATCTGGGGTCTGGAAATGAAGCTGTGGTCGCTCGTGGGGCTCGGAGTCGCGACCCTGGTGGGGGCGGTGCTGCTCGAACTGCGTCACCCCGCCCCGCTGCTGCCGATGCGGGCGCTGCGCGAACGGACGCCCGCCGTGGCCTTCGCCGGGAACTTTCTGGGCGGCGCGGCTTACTTCGGCGTGATTGCTTACCTGCCGCTCTACGCCCAGGGCGTCTCGGGTAAGGGCGCGACGGCGGCGGGCGCCATCCTCACGCCGATGCTGGTGGGCTGGACGCTGACGAGCATCCTCTCGGCGCAGCTCATTCGTTTTATCCCGCTGGCCCGGCTCTCGCAAATCGGTTTCGCACTGCTCACGTTGATGTTTCTGGCGCTCACCTTTACCGTTCACTCGCCGCTGTGGGTCACGAGTGCGCTCGGTTTCGCGGTCGGCATGGGCATGGGCTTTTCGATGCTGAGCCTGCTGCTCGCCGCGCAGCAAGCCGCCTCGCGCGGCGAACTCGGCGCCGTTACCAGCGGGGTGATGTTCGCCCGGCAGATGGGCGGGGCACTCGGCACCGCGCTGATGGCCCTGCTCATCGGCTCGCACGCCATCGGCGTCGGCGGCATCGAACTCGCCGAGGGTCTGCGCCGCGCCTATTTCCTCGCGCTGGGGCTGGTGGCGGCGGCCTTCCTCGTCAGCCTGCTCTGCCGACGGTGCCGGCGCCGGTGGAGCAGGGGCAAGGAGCCTAGCGCTGTTTCAGACACGGCGGCTCAGTCGGTACGCGCTGAGCCGCCGTGA
- a CDS encoding DUF1622 domain-containing protein — MLESLEQFVKVGAMNVARLAELSAVLIIAAAVLEGLWRSVRIFARRDHAPDEVKESLRLQLGRWLAISLEFLLAADILLTAIAPTWDDIGKLGAIAFIRTALNYFLQKEIEAYERHHGGSARTD; from the coding sequence ATGCTGGAAAGCTTGGAACAGTTCGTCAAAGTGGGCGCGATGAACGTGGCGCGGCTGGCCGAACTTTCGGCGGTGCTGATCATTGCGGCGGCGGTGCTGGAGGGGCTATGGCGCTCGGTCCGCATCTTCGCGCGCCGCGACCACGCGCCCGACGAGGTGAAGGAAAGCCTGCGCCTTCAACTCGGGCGCTGGCTTGCCATCTCGCTGGAATTTCTGCTCGCCGCCGACATTTTGCTCACCGCCATCGCGCCCACTTGGGATGACATCGGCAAGCTGGGCGCCATCGCGTTCATCCGCACAGCGCTGAACTACTTTCTACAAAAGGAAATCGAAGCTTACGAGCGGCATCACGGCGGCTCAGCGCGTACCGACTGA
- a CDS encoding alpha/beta fold hydrolase codes for MSAPSPAPQPPQREPPQPPPAQAQASRPRRRPLLHLSNRVKIWFASLLSLASGYVISNVRELAVRPPLVLGQDAVSTPASALARVTLEHDPQPFINIVPASAEVKTLLVFYPGGRVRPQAYEWLGRALAVRGVQTVIPAFPLDLAITGTERAEGLIARYGAGKRVVLAGHSLGGTVAAQYAALRPDKIDGLLLLAAYPAPNVNLHDARFPALSLLAEKDGVADAGLVRGGLERLPKNTRLTVLPGAVHSFFGRYGPQQGDGVPTVSRARAEREIVQAVETFIDQLPPHASQP; via the coding sequence ATGTCTGCTCCTTCACCTGCGCCCCAGCCCCCTCAGAGAGAGCCACCGCAGCCCCCGCCAGCCCAAGCTCAGGCTTCTCGGCCCCGGCGCCGCCCGCTGCTGCACCTGTCCAACCGCGTCAAGATCTGGTTCGCGTCGCTGCTGTCGCTGGCGAGTGGCTACGTAATTTCCAACGTCCGCGAACTCGCGGTGCGGCCCCCGCTCGTGCTCGGCCAGGACGCGGTGAGCACACCGGCCAGCGCTCTGGCGCGGGTCACGCTCGAACACGACCCGCAGCCGTTCATCAACATTGTGCCCGCCAGTGCCGAGGTGAAGACCTTGCTGGTCTTTTACCCAGGCGGGCGCGTGCGGCCTCAGGCCTACGAGTGGCTGGGCCGCGCGCTGGCGGTCCGGGGGGTGCAGACCGTCATTCCGGCCTTTCCGCTGGACCTTGCGATTACGGGCACCGAGCGTGCCGAGGGCCTGATCGCCCGCTATGGCGCCGGCAAACGGGTGGTGCTGGCGGGGCACTCGCTCGGCGGCACCGTCGCCGCGCAGTACGCCGCCCTGCGCCCGGACAAGATTGACGGCCTGCTGCTGCTCGCCGCTTACCCGGCCCCCAACGTCAACCTGCACGACGCCCGCTTTCCCGCGCTCTCGCTGCTCGCCGAGAAAGACGGGGTGGCCGACGCCGGGCTGGTGCGCGGCGGTCTGGAACGGCTGCCCAAAAACACCCGGCTGACGGTCTTGCCTGGCGCGGTCCACTCCTTTTTCGGACGCTACGGCCCGCAGCAGGGCGACGGCGTGCCCACCGTCAGCCGGGCGCGGGCCGAGCGCGAAATCGTGCAGGCGGTGGAAACCTTCATAGACCAGTTGCCTCCGCACGCGTCTCAGCCCTGA